One Dictyostelium discoideum AX4 chromosome 3 chromosome, whole genome shotgun sequence genomic region harbors:
- the mon1 gene encoding DUF254 family protein, translated as MSETTKTTTTTTTTTTNSSDNYNNNNSEIDNSTDNLEQPTVEGGDIEDLSNYILSKIDESSTATGRPARKYSEQDTSTPEWFEHKKHFFILSFSGKPIYSRYGDEVALNTFMASLSAMSSFVESSNDELRYITAGKYQFVFIQKNPLNLVCIANTGEPYQMIKQQLEYIHALIISVLTQSNIKAVFEAKYDLRDLLGGTDKYLDNFIHQTNSDFSILLNSVNCLRLNNNIRNSITNILSNRKCDSLLFSYLISGNKLISTVKHKKTPSLKSQDIHIVMNYVLSTSSFRESESWIPICLPNYNDSGFLHLYICYLYSDVCLLLFSNQAESFYQMNEIKTLVSKDMEQESLVDELNRAVALHDYTTAFTEVPNLLHFLYKNRSSNYSTYPVFSPPYSIHKKEKKRLFRLYQHIINHVNNSSNKPHKYYYHTSATETIIVAISNHHELYATFSPLENKKNVFESFTFLLQWITKDNSIIIQ; from the exons atgTCAGAAACTACTAAAACAACTACgacgacaacaacaacaacaacaaatagtagtgataattataataataataattcagaaattgataatagtaCAGATAATTTAGAACAACCAACAGTTGAAGGTGGTGATATAGAggatttatcaaattatatattatcaaAGATTGATGAATCTAGTACAGCAACAGGTAGACCTGCAAGAAAATATTCAGAACAAGATACATCAACACCAGAATGGTTTGAGCATAAGAAACATTTTTTCATTCTATCATTCTCTGGTAAACCAATTTATTCAAGATACGGTGACGAAGTAGCATTGAATACATTTATGGCATCATTGAGTGCAATGAGCTCATTTGTAGAatcatcaaatgatgaaCTTCGTTATATTACTGCAGGCAAATACCAATTTGTATTCATTCAAAAGAATCCATTGAATTTGGTTTGCATTGCAAATACTGGTGAACCCTATCAAATGATCAAACAACAATTGGAGTACATTCATGCACTAATCATTAGTGTCTTAACACAGTCGAATATCAAAGCTGTATTTGAAGCAAAATATGATCTACGTGACCTCTTGGGTGGCACTGACAAATATTTAGATAACTTTATTCATCAAACAAATTCCGACTTTTCAATACTTTTAAATTCTGTAAATTGCCTtcgtttaaataataatatcagaAATTCAATAACAAATATATTATCAAATCGTAAATGTGATTCATTATt attttcatatttaatatcaggtaataaattaattagtaCAGTTAAACATAAGAAAACACCAAGTTTAAAGAGTCAAGATATTCATATTGTTATGAATTATGtattatcaacatcatcatttaGAGAGAGTGAATCATGGATACCAATTTGTTTACCAAATTATAATGATTCTGGatttttacatttatatatttgttatttatatAGTGATGTTTGTTTGTTACTATTTTCAAATCAGGCTGAATCATTCTATCAAATGAATGAGATTAAAACATTGGTTTCAAAAGATATGGAACAAGAATCACTTgttgatgaattaaataGAGCGGTGGCATTACATGATTATACAACTGCATTTACAGAGGTTCCCAATTTGTTACACTTTCTATACAAGAATAGAAGTAGCAATTATTCAACGTATCCGGTATTTTCACCACCTTATTCAATTCATAAAAAAGAGAAGAAGAGATTGTTTAGACTCTACCAACATATTATAAATCATGTGAACAATAGTTCAAATAAACCTCATAAATACTATTATCATACAAGTGCCACTGAAACTATCATTGTTGCTATCTCAAATCATCATGAACTTTATGCAACTTTTTCAccattagaaaataaaaaaaatgtttttgaatcttttacttttttactTCAATGGATTACAAaagataattcaattataattcaataa
- the tor gene encoding FRAP subfamily protein kinase: MSQHEQPSIWADALTKLLNDLKSKKEEDRVKASKNLKSYVISQSREMTNENFTKFMNELNNNLIFELVNSSVIPEKIGGIMAIDELIDVDYDENATKITRLANYLRIGLGFNDFTVMLMASKALGRLARSSGTLTAEFVEFEVTRALEWLSGDRIEARRHAAVLVLKELAQNAPTLFYVHASSFVDLIWVALKDPKVAIREGAVEALRACLELISERESRLRLQWYQKIYDEAQKSFKQNGSPESIHGSLITVSELLRNTGDFMLSKFKDICETVLKYKDHRDKLVKKTVLALFPRLAVFCSRDFVLNYFNACMNHLLAALRNQNERPTAFIALGEIAMAVGGSIKPYLDSIVVMIKQGLMTKGKQFCPEVLTCISMLASAVGQSMYPHMQVILPQMIVSSGLTVVLTDALRDLTINLPTLIPNIQYKLLNLISQVLANKPFSEPGAPSPYRKSATPFQGGSIPQLGQNSDVDPQMIALALKTLGSFDFSKHNLLEFVRECVVNYLDDDNIEIRREAAITCAQLMVGTEEPTPTRGHSAVIVGEVLEKLLVVGIADPDPSIRKTVLSSLEARFDHYLAQAENLRSLFIALNDELFEIRELAITVIGRLTIRNPAYVMPSLRKTLIQLLTELEFSGDGRNKEESARLLGHLISASEKLIKPYVEPILKALLPKLRDSNPRVASCVLAALGELSVVGGEEMVQHIDSLLPLIIDTLQDQSSTSKREVALKTLAQLASSTGYVIKPFSKYPMLLDTLLNAIKTERIGSIRREVIKVLGILGSLDPYKHKMNELGKRREDPKANDDKNNNMTNEVITISPSNEDYYPTVALTALMKILRDPSLSSHHTSVIQAVMYIFKSLSLKSIPFLPQIMPPFLHAMNTGEPLFREFLFQQLGSLVSIVKQHIRDYLVNVFALIEKYWNSNLLIPIIKLVEEISSALNDEFKVYLPNLIPQMLNVLHTDRSPKRSPTTKVLRALEVFGTNLDDYLHLVIPAIVKLFEQVDVTTQVRTLAIQTIGRLCKKLNFSDYASRIIHPLARVLDSTESELREETLNTLCALVYQLGSDYAIFIPMVGKVLARREIQSTNYELLISKLLKNQQLMLTPGSGDDGGMGANRFGGDHNGHHLGEDHNNTSTPLDIGVKKLKANEQHLKNAWETSQRSTKEDWGEWIRRFSVELLRESPSPALRSCLSLAQDYHPLVKELFNAGFVSCWTELHEQFQEELVRSLETALLSPNIPPEILQTLLNLAEFMELHEKPLPIDIRTLGALAEKCHAYAKALHYKESEFSQSPSSTIEALISINNQLQQPEAAIGILIYAQKNHSVELKEGWYEKLRRWEDALAAYEKKQKDDPNGGTIENTMGILRCLHALGEWERLSALSSETWKSDINDHTRATIAPLAAAAAWNLVNWDKMDEYVCAMNKDTVEGSFYRAILEVHHDNFTLAHGFIDHARTLVDTELTALLGESYNRAYKVVVRLQQLSELEEIIEYKKCVDSPERRNMIKNTWKTRLRGCQHNVDIWQSILAVHSLVISPHEELDMWLKFVGLCRKGSRLGLAQKTLTMLMGKDPSTTSQFGSVLPNTHPRITFAYIKQLWSAGAKQPAFEKLRTFVQALRDTDDLPLQGRAYLKLGEWQLALGDTLSEASIPHIISSFKAATECDPNWYKAWHSWALINFEVVSHYEQNGGTPEQIGAHLLPAVHSFFKSISLGPDRSLQDTLRLLTLWFKHGAQKEVEAALMQGFNTISIDTWLHVIPQIIARIHAPVLPVRRLLHELIDTIGKEHPQALVYPLTVATKSHSPARLAAAKSLMDKMRKHSATLVDQALPVSQELVRTAILWLEMWYEGLEEASRQYFGDHNPEAMLATLAPLHQILEKGPETTSETSFLQAFGRDLQEALEWSKKYEKTRKEGDLNQAWDLYYQVFRRIYKQLPQMSSLELQYVSPKLLNSNNMELAVPGTYKASENVIRIQSFSQALSVIPSKQRPRKLTIIGSDGLEYTFLLKGHEDLRQDERVMQLFSLVNNLLSANHETAKSHLSIRRFSVIPLSPNSGLIGWVPHSDTLHTLIKDFRDSNKILLSIEHRLMLQMCSDYDNLTLLQKVEVFQYALENSNGLDLHKVLWLKSRNSEVWLDRRTNYTRSLAVMSMVGYILGLGDRHPSNLMLDRHTGHILHIDFGDCFEVAMHRDKYPEKIPFRLTRMLINAMEVSGIEGNFRLTCEAVMNVLRNNKESLMAVLEAFVHDPLINWRLLTPNENNTKHKATNIASNNSTSNSTTKIEGDLNTIDNPINKESPDHEAVAGSLKSSPVHGRQIARNQRVGVDAEQVEAEIVPEALNERALSVINRVNKKLTGRDFSSNETLDVPEQVQKLIDQATSHENLCLSYVGWCPFW, from the exons atgTCACAACATGAACAACCTTCAATATGGGCCGACGCTTTAACTAAACtcttaaatgatttaaagagtaaaaaagaagaagatagAGTCAAAgcatcaaaaaatttaaaatcatat gttATATCACAAAGTAGAGAAATgacaaatgaaaattttacaaaatttatgaatgaattaaataataatttaatatttgaattggtGAATAGTTCAGTTATACCAGAAAAGATTGGAGGTATTATGGcaattgatgaattaataGATGTAGATTATGATGAGAATGCAACAAAGATCACAAGATTAGCCAATTATTTACGTATTGGTTTAGGATTCAATGATTTTACAGTAATGTTAATGGCATCAAAAGCATTGGGTAGATTAGCACGTTCAAGTGGTACATTGACAGCGGAATTTGTAGAGTTTGAAGTTACAAGAGCATTGGAATGGTTAAGTGGTGATCGTATCGAAGCAAGAAGACACGCTGCAGTATTGGTATTGAAAGAGTTGGCTCAAAATGCACCAACACTCTTTTATGTCCATGCATCATCATTTGTCGATTTAATTTGGGTGGCATTAAAAGATCCAAAAGTTGCAATTCGTGAAGGTGCCGTTGAGGCGCTAAGAGCATGTCTAGAGTTGATCTCTGAGAGAGAATCACGTCTTCGTTTACAATGGTATCAAAAGATTTATGATGAAGCTCAAAAATCATTCAAACAAAATGGTTCACCAGAATCAATACATGGTTCATTAATCACCGTTAGTGAATTACTTAGAAATACAGGTGATTTTATgctttcaaaatttaaagatatttgTGAAACcgttttaaaatataaagatcATCGTGATAAATTAGTTAAAAAAACtg taTTGGCATTATTCCCAAGATTAGCAGTATTTTGTTCAAGAGATTttgtattaaattattttaatgcGTGTATGAATCATTTATTGGCAGCATTaagaaatcaaaatgaaAGACCAACAGCATTTATAGCATTGGGTGAGATAGCAATGGCGGTTGGTGGATCGATTAAACCTTATTTAGATTCAATTGTTGTAATGATAAAACAAGGATTAATGACAAAGGGTAAACAATTTTGTCCAGAGGTATTGACATGTATATCAATGTTAGCATCAGCGGTTGGCCAATCAATGTATCCACATATGCAAGTTATATTACCACAAATGATAGTTTCAAGTGGATTGACGGTGGTTTTAACTGATGCTTTAAGAGAtttaacaattaatttaccaACGTTAATACCAAACATTCAGTATAAactattgaatttaattagtCAAGTCTTGGCAAATAAACCATTCTCTGAACCTGGTGCACCATCGCCCTACAGAAAGAGTGCAACACCTTTCCAAGGTGGTTCAATACCACAATTGGGTCAGAATTCAGATGTTGATCCACAAATGATTGCATTGGCTTTGAAAACTTTGGGTAGCTTTGATTTCTCTAAACATAATCTATTGGAATTCGTTAGGGAGTGTGTTGTAAACTATTTGGATGATGACAACATTGAAATTCGTAGAGAGGCTGCCATTACTTGTGCTCAACTTATGGTAGGAACTGAAGAACCAACACCAACTCGTGGTCATTCTGCTGTTATCGTAGGTGAGGTATTGGAGAAACTATTGGTTGTTGGTATTGCTGATCCTGATCCATCAATTCGTAAGACTGTATTATCAAGTTTAGAGGCACGTTTCGATCATTATTTAGCACAGGCAGAGAATTTACGTTCATTATTCATCGCATTGAACGATGAGTTATTTGAAATTCGTGAATTGGCAATCACTGTAATTGGTCGTTTAACAATTAGAAATCCAGCATATGTTATGCCATCACTTCGTAAAACATTAATTCAACTACTAACAGAATTGGAATTTAGTGGTGATGGTAGAAATAAGGAAGAGAGTGCAAGATTATTAGGTCATTTAATTTCAGCGTCagagaaattaattaaaccatACGTAGAACCAATTCTTAAGGCATTGTTACCAAAATTACGTGATAGTAATCCACGTGTTGCATCTTGTGTATTGGCTGCATTGGGTGAGTTATCAGTGGTTGGTGGTGAAGAGATGGTACAACATATAGATTCATTGTTACCTCTAATCATTGATACACTTCAAGATCAAAGTTCAACTTCAAAGAGAGAAGTTGCATTGAAAACATTGGCACAATTAGCTTCATCAACTGGTTATGTTATTAAACCATTCTCAAAGTATCCAATGCTATTGGATACCCTATTGAATGCAATTAAAACCGAAAGAATTGGTTCAATTAGAAGAGAGGTTATCAAGGTTTTAGGTATTTTAGGTTCATTGGATCCATATAAACATAAAATGAATGAATTGGGTAAACGTAGAGAAGATCCAAAAGCAAACGATGATAAGAATAACAATATGACCAATGAAGTGATTACAATTTCACCATCGAATGAAGATTATTATCCAACCGTTGCTTTGACGGCCTTAATGAAAATCCTTAGAGATCCATCATTATCCTCGCATCATACAAGTGTAATTCAAGCTGTTATGTATATCTTTAAGAGTTTATCATTGAAATCAATTCCATTCTTACCACAAATTATGCCACCATTCCTTCATGCTATGAACACTGGTGAACCATTATTTAGAGAATTCCTTTTCCAACAATTGGGTTCATTGGTATCAATTGTCAAACAACATATTCGTGACTATTTAGTTAATGTTTTCgctttaattgaaaaatattggAACTCGAATCTATTAATTCCAATCATTAAATTGGTCGAAGAGATTTCATCAGctttaaatgatgaatttaaagtttatttaccaaatttaattccACAAATGTTAAATGTACTTCATACTGACCGTTCTCCAAAAAGATCACCAACCACTAAAGTTTTAAGAGCATTGGAAGTATTTGGTACCAATTTAGATGATTACCTACATTTGGTAATTCCTGCAATCGTTAAATTATTCGAACAAGTAGATGTAACCACTCAAGTTAGAACTTTGGCAATTCAAACCATTGGTAGACTTTGTAAGAAATTGAATTTCTCTGATTATGCATCTCGTATCATTCATCCATTGGCAAGAGTTTTAGATAGTACCGAGAGTGAATTACGTGAAGAAACTTTAAATACTCTCTGTGCTTTAGTTTATCAATTGGGTTCAGATTATGCAATTTTCATTCCAATGGTTGGTAAGGTTTTAGCACGTCGTGAAATTCAATCAACAAATTATGAATTACTCATTAGCAAATTGTTAaagaatcaacaattaatgtTAACCCCTGGTTcgggtgatgatggtggtatGGGTGCAAATCGTTTCGGTGGTGATCATAATGGTCATCATTTGGGTGAAGATCATAATAACACAAGTACTCCATTGGATATTGgtgtaaagaaattaaaggcAAATGAACAACACCTAAAGAATGCTTGGGAAACTTCACAACGTTCAACCAAAGAAGATTGGGGTGAATGGATTCGTAGATTCTCTGTGGAATTACTTCGTGAATCACCATCACCTGCACTTAGATCCTGTTTATCATTGGCACAAGATTATCATCCATTAGTTAAAGAGTTATTCAATGCTGGTTTCGTTAGTTGTTGGACTGAATTACACGAACAATTCCAAGAAGAATTGGTTAGAAGTTTAGAGACCGCTTTACTCTCTCCAAATATTCCACCTGAAATCCTTCAAACCCTTTTGAATCTTGCAGAGTTTATGGAACTTCACGAGAAACCATTACCAATCGATATTCGTACATTGGGTGCATTGGCAGAGAAATGTCATGCCTATGCAAAAGCTTTACATTATAAAGAGTCTGAATTCTCTCAATCACCATCTTCAACCATTGAGGCTTTGATTAGTATTAAcaatcaacttcaacaaccaGAAGCTGCCATTGGTATTTTAATTTACGCTCAAAAGAATCATAGTGTCGAATTGAAAGAAGGTTGGtatgaaaaattaagaaGATGGGAAGATGCACTTGCTGCCTatgaaaagaaacaaaaagaCGATCCAAATGGTGGTACCATTGAAAATACTATGGGTATTTTAAGATGTTTACATGCATTGGGTGAATGGGAAAGATTATCTGCACTCTCATCAGAAACTTGGAAATCAGATATCAATGATCATACTCGTGCAACCATTGCACCATTGGCTGCAGCTGCCGCTTGGAATCTTGTAAATTGGGATAAAATGGATGAATATGTGTGTGCAATGAATAAAGATACCGTTGAAGGTTCATTCTATCGTGCAATACTCGAAGTTCATCATGACAATTTCACATTGGCACATGGCTTTATTGATCATGCTCGTACTTTGGTAGATACTGAACTAACTGCATTATTAGGTGAGAGTTATAATCGTGCCTATAAAGTAGTGGTTCGTCTTCAACAATTATCAGAGCTCGAAGAAATcattgaatataaaaaatgtgTAGATTCACCAGAACGTAGAAATATGATTAAGAATACTTGGAAAACTCGTTTAAGAGGTTGTCAACATAATGTCGATATTTGGCAATCAATTCTTGCCGTTCATAGTTTAGTGATTTCACCTCATGAAGAGTTGGATATGTGGTTGAAATTTGTTGGACTTTGTAGAAAAGGTTCAAGATTAGGTTTAGCTCAAAAAACTCTAACCATGTTAATGGGTAAAGATCCATCAACAACAAGTCAATTCGGTAGTGTACTTCCAAATACTCATCCAAGAATTACCTTTGCCTATATTAAACAACTTTGGAGTGCAGGTGCTAAACAACCAGCATTTGAAAAGTTACGTACATTTGTTCAAGCGCTAAGAGATACCGATGATTTACCATTACAAGGTCGTGCCTATTTGAAACTTGGTGAATGGCAATTGGCATTGGGTGATACATTGAGTGAAGCTTCCATTCCACATATTATTAGTTCATTTAAAGCCGCAACTGAATGTGATCCAAATTGGTATAAAGCATGGCATAGTTGggcattaattaatttcgaAGTTGTATCACATTACGAACAAAATGGTGGTACACCAGAACAAATTGGTGCACATTTATTGCCAGCAGTTCATAGTTTCTTTAAAAGTATTTCATTGGGTCCTGATCGTTCATTACAAGATACACTTCGTCTACTAACACTTTGGTTTAAACATGGTGCTCAAAAAGAGGTTGAAGCCGCTTTAATGCAAGGTTTTAATACCATTTCAATCGATACTTGGTTACATGTTATTCCACAAATTATTGCACGTATTCATGCTCCAGTCCTACCAGTTCGTCGTTTACTTCATGAGCTAATTGATACCATTGGTAAAGAACATCCACAAGCATTGGTATATCCATTAACTGTAGCAACTAAATCTCATTCACCAGCACGTTTAGCCGCAGCAAAATCATTGATGGATAAAATGAGAAAACATTCCGCTACATTGGTAGATCAAGCATTACCAGTAAGTCAAGAGTTGGTACGTACTGCAATTCTTTGGTTAGAGATGTGGTATGAAGGTTTGGAGGAAGCTTCTCGTCAATACTTTGGTGATCATAATCCAGAGGCAATGTTGGCAACATTGGCACCACTTCATCAAATACTTGAGAAAGGTCCAGAGACAACAAGTGAAACCTCTTTCCTTCAAGCATTTGGTAGAGATCTTCAAGAGGCTCTCGAATGGAGTAAGAAATATGAAAAAACACGTAAAGAAGGTGATCTTAATCAAGCATGGGATCTCTATTATCAAGTGTTTAGACGTATCTATAAACAATTACCACAAATGTCATCATTGGAGCTTCAATATGTTTCAccaaaacttttaaattcaaacaaTATGGAACTCGCTGTACCAGGTACCTATAAAGCCAGTGAAAACGTCATTAGAATTCAATCATTCTCTCAAGCCCTCTCAGTTATTCCTTCAAAACAACGTCCAAGAAAATTAACAATCATTGGTAGTGATGGTCTTGAATATACTTTCCTTTTGAAAGGTCATGAAGATCTTAGACAAGATGAACGTGTTATGCAATTGTTTAGTTTGGTTAATAATCTTTTGTCAGCCAATCATGAAACCGCTAAATCTCATCTAAGTATTCGTAGATTCTCAGTTATTCCATTATCACCAAACTCTGGTCTAATTGGTTGGGTTCCACATTCCGATACACTTCAtactttaattaaagatttcCGTGATAGTAATAAGATCCTATTGTCAATTGAACATCGTTTAATGTTACAAATGTGCTCAGATTATGATAATCTTACATTACTTCAAAAGGTTGAAGTATTCCAGTATGCTTTGGAAAATTCAAATGGTTTAGATCTTCATAAGGTTTTATGGTTGAAATCAAGAAATAGTGAAGTTTGGTTAGATCGTCGTACAAACTATACACGTTCTTTGGCAGTAATGAGTATGGTTGGTTATATTTTAGGTTTAGGTGATCGTCATCCTTCCAATTTAATGTTGGATCGTCATACCGGTCATATTTTACACATTGATTTTGGTGATTGCTTCGAAGTCGCAATGCATCGTGATAAATACCCAGAGAAAATTCCATTCCGTTTAACTCGTATGCTTATTAATGCTATGGAAGTCTCTGGTATCGAAGGTAATTTCAGATTAACTTGTGAAGCCGTTATGAATGTACTTAGAAATAACAAGGAAAGTCTTATGGCCGTCTTAGAGGCCTTTGTTCATGATCCACTTATTAACTGGCGTCTTTTAACtccaaatgaaaataataccaAACATAAAGCTACAAACATTgcaagtaataatagtaccTCAAATTCTACCACAAAGATTGAAGGTGATCTCAATACAATCGATAATCCAATCAATAAAGAATCACCAGACCATGAAGCTGTTGCTGGCTCCCTCAAATCCTCACCAGTTCATGGTAGACAAATCGCTCGTAACCAAAGAGTTGGTGTTGATGCTGAACAAGTTGAAGCTGAAATCGTACCTGAAGCATTAAATGAAAGAGCACTTTCAGTTATTAATCGTGTAAATAAGAAATTAACTGGTAGAGATTTTAGTTCAAATGAAACTTTAGATGTACCTGAACAagttcaaaaattaattgatcaagCAACTTCTCATGAAAATCTTTGTCTTAGTTATGTTGGTTGGTGTCCattttggtaa
- a CDS encoding hypothetical protein (DnaJ-like protein) codes for MESNKEESIRCIEIAIGKYNDGNLEGCIKFLNKSMSLYPSDRARELLATYTSTTTTSSTSTQTSTDGHGGTSTKTTTTKTTTSETINESIKPKYTSEQVAAVKRIKACKSFYEVLEIKKDANETDIKKAYRKIALQMHPDKNQAPGAEDAFKIVTQAFSCLSDQRKRQTYDLHGSEEPTNRSPFSRGGGGGGGGMYYEEDISPEDIFNIFFGIPTNGARNRRGGGGGNHYYASSMGGSPFGNGVQFSFGGAPMHRRRSQHNHQHQAQQETQESAYSFLIILIPLILFFLSLFGSGSGSSSGVSRNYRGLYEFTQSQQFQNERNIPIDLPSGDKIDIEYFVKVDFDKIIKQNGFNFKHFESDVAEKWVSYKEPICKKKKQLDNSLKKEPSNSSIKKELSKNQYKYCDILNKNGKSILNLYIYIYISILKVFVFPKISFFIILFYNF; via the exons atGGAAAGTAATAAAGAAGAATCAATAAGATGTATAGAGATTGCAATTGGAAAATATAATGATGGTAATTTAGAAGGTTgtataaagtttttaaataaatcaatgtCATTATATCCCAGTGACAGAGCAAGAGAATTATTAGCAACATATACATCAACCACTACAACCTCATCGACATCAACACAAACTTCAACCGATGGTCATGGTGGAACATCGACAaaaactaccaccaccaaaacAACTACTTCAGAAACAATAAACgaatcaattaaaccaaaataTACATCTGAACAAGTTGCAGCagttaaaagaattaaagcATGCAAAAGTTTTTATGAAgttttagaaattaaaaaagatgcAAATGAAactgatattaaaaaagcaTATagaaaa atTGCATTACAAATGCATCCAGATAAAAATCAAGCACCAGGAGCAGAGGATgcatttaaaattgtaacaCAAGCATTCTCTTGTTTAAGTGATCAAAGAAAAAGACAAACTTATGATTTACATGGAAGTGAAGAACCAACAAATAGATCACCATTTTCAAGAGGTGGAGGTGGCGGTGGCGGTGGAATGTACTATGAAGAAGATATATCACCAGaagatattttcaatatattctTTGGTATACCAACTA atgGAGCAAGAAATAGAAGAGGAGGTGGCGGTGGAAATCATTATTATGCATCTTCAATGGGTGGATCACCATTTGGAAATGGTGTACAATTTAGTTTTGGTGGTGCACCAATGCATAGACGTAGAAGTCAACAtaatcatcaacatcaagcACAACAAGAAACTCAAGAATCAGCATATAgctttttaattattttaatacctttaattttattctttttatcattgtttggtagtggtagtggatCAAGTAGTGGTGTTAGTAGAAACTATAGAGGTCTCTATGAATTCACACAAagtcaacaatttcaaaacgAGCGTAATATCCCCATTGATTTACCATCAGGagataaaattgatattgaatattttgtGAAGGTGgattttgataaaatcataaaacaaaatggattcaattttaaacaCTTTGAATCTGATGTAGCCGAAAAATGGGTATCATATAAAGAACCAATttgtaaaaagaaaaaacaattggATAATTCACTCAAAAAGGAACCATCgaattcatcaattaaaaaagaattatctaaaaatcaatataaatattGTGATATacttaataaaaatgga aaatcaatcttaaatttatatatatatatatatatatctatTCTTaaagtttttgtttttcctaaaatttcattttttattattttattttataatttttaa